The proteins below come from a single Stomoxys calcitrans chromosome 1, idStoCalc2.1, whole genome shotgun sequence genomic window:
- the LOC106096187 gene encoding glycerophosphocholine phosphodiesterase GPCPD1 isoform X4 translates to MSVPDILIVDSPVGKLDECNQRNGSNFGDAAAVAQAKADGTAIATCTPTLRTFSVLVKHALEPNELVGLTGDHKSLGSWRLEDSVALKKKGESGNEWSASVMLQSCEKINYRYFTYVQDQNHQKHIRLWESHLKPRTLDACQTNCRLVDVFGENSNGEVQLNRGWITQELIYQFKFERERMFHVHDIEKFDPENVWIKLVPLQEDLETPMDTKVTAVNVEVVKMSNNESLLQQQPSMGVPHKRNEVVIFHVTVPKMLVPAFALVFHSAKDQLPMGKTVIVPSSLQGSEGELELSIRDATADTQSNVVARLKLPYLVVKPFTEVDILDFRTTYAHYWPKSWPILDVGHRGNGKSYIANPPKEVENTVASFLKAYEVFADMIELDVHLTSDGIPVIYHDFGLRTAPHGKEITEISQLEYVLIKDITYDELCALRVFAVINNEIKEYTSHNAEPIVERRIFPRLVDVLEALPKTLGIDVEIKWPQRKQCGGVEAEQTIDKNFFINRVLEIIIHKGCGRPLIFSSFDADICTMLRFKQNIFPVMFLSMGETKKWEPFLDLRTRTFQQAVNNAQAFELAGTAPHAEDFINNDLAAGMMQRARSLGQIALVWGDDCNSKEAVKYFHTIGATATCYDRSDLYMPDNKERSFFNSSMSLQEFQGQCRPN, encoded by the exons ATGTCTGTTCCAGATATATTGATTGTGGACAGCCCGGTGGGAAAACTGGATGAGTGCAATCAAAGA AATGGCTCTAATTTTGGAGACGCTGCAGCTGTAGCCCAAGCCAAGGCAGATGGAACGGCCATCGCAACGTGCACACCCACTTTGAGGACTTTTAGCGTGCTGGTTAAGCATGCACTGGAACCAAATGAACTGGTGGGCTTGACGGGAGACCACAAATCCTTGGGGTCTTGGAGATTGGAAGACTCGGTGGCGTTAAAGAAAAAAGGTGAAAGTGGCAACGAGTGGTCGGCCAGTGTCATGCTACAGTCTTGTGAGAAGATCAACTACCGATATTTTACCTATGTCCAGGACCAAAATCATCAGAAACACATTCGGCTCTGGGAGAGCCACTTGAAACCAAGAACCCTTGACGCTTGTCAGACCAATTGCCGCCTAGTGGatgtctttggagagaattctAATGGCGAGGTACAACTTAATCGCGGCTGGATCACTCAGGAGCTCATATACCAATTCAAATTCGAAAGGGAGCGCATGTTCCATGTACACGATATTGAGAAATTCGATCCCGAAAATGTCTGGATCAAGCTTGTGCCTTTGCAAGAAGACCTTGAGACGCCCATGGATACCAAAGTAACGGCTGTGAACGTTGAAGTAGTGAAGATGAGTAACAATGAAAGcttgctgcaacaacaaccgtCCATGGGTGTACCCCATAAACGCAACGAGGTTGTGATATTCCATGTGACTGTTCCTAAGATGTTAGTTCCAGCATTTGCCTTGGTTTTCCACTCGGCCAAGGATCAGCTGCCCATGGGCAAGACAgttattgtgccctctagtttGCAGGGTAGCGAAGGAGAACTGGAACTAAGCATTAGAGATGCGACCGCCGACACTCAATCGAACGTAGTGGCCCGCCTGAAACTACCCTATTTGGTGGTGAAGCCTTTTACTGAAGTCGATATACTCGATTTTCGTACCACCTATGCCCATTACTGGCCAAAATCGTGGCCCATTTTGGATGTGGGCCACAGAGGCAATGGAAAGAGTTACATAGCCAATCCTCCCAAAGAAGTGGAAAATACTGTGGCCTCGTTTTTGAAAGCTTACGAAGTGTTTGCCGACATGATTGAACTGGACGTCCATTTGACATCGGACGGCATCCCAGTGATATACCACGACTTTGGTCTACGCACCGCTCCTCATGGAAAAGAGATCACCGAAATTTCTCAACTGGAATACGTGCTCATAAAAGACATTACCTACGATGAGTTGTGCGCCCTGCGAGTCTTTGCCGTTATCAACAATGAAATTAAGGAGTACACATCGCACAACGCCGAACCCATTGTGGAGCGACGCATATTCCCGCGATTGGTGGATGTCTTGGAGGCCTTGCCCAAGACTCTGGGAATCGACGTGGAAATTAAGTGGCCCCAGCGCAAGCAATGTGGTGGAGTAGAGGCTGAGCAAACTATTGATAAAAACTTCTTCATAAACCGTGTGCTGGAAATTATTATACACAAGGGATGCGGTCGCCCCTTGATCTTTTCCAGCTTCGATGCCGACATCTGCACCATGTTGCGTTTCAAGCAGAACATTTTCCCTGTGATGTTTCTGTCGATGGGCGAGACGAAAAAGTGGGAACCTTTCCTGGACCTTCGGACGAGGACCTTCCAGCAGGCAGTCAACAATGCGCAGGCATTTGAATTGGCCGGCACTGCGCCCCACGCCGAAGACTTTATTAACAATGACCTGGCAGCAGGCATGATGCAGAGGGCCCGCAGTCTGGGTCAAATCGCTCTGGTCTGGGGCGATGATTGCAATTCCAAAGAGGCTGTAAAGTATTTCCACACCATAGGCGCTACCGCTACCTGTTACGACCGATCCGACCTCTACATGCCCGACAACAAAGAGCGTTCGTTTTTCAATTCCTCGATGTCGCTGCAAGAGTTCCAAGGACAATGCCGTCCCAACTAG
- the LOC106096187 gene encoding glycerophosphocholine phosphodiesterase GPCPD1 isoform X2 has protein sequence MFPALQRILSGGVICENLLKFPNVVNYRALTLSYGKHLTYSTNVKNGSNFGDAAAVAQAKADGTAIATCTPTLRTFSVLVKHALEPNELVGLTGDHKSLGSWRLEDSVALKKKGESGNEWSASVMLQSCEKINYRYFTYVQDQNHQKHIRLWESHLKPRTLDACQTNCRLVDVFGENSNGEVQLNRGWITQELIYQFKFERERMFHVHDIEKFDPENVWIKLVPLQEDLETPMDTKVTAVNVEVVKMSNNESLLQQQPSMGVPHKRNEVVIFHVTVPKMLVPAFALVFHSAKDQLPMGKTVIVPSSLQGSEGELELSIRDATADTQSNVVARLKLPYLVVKPFTEVDILDFRTTYAHYWPKSWPILDVGHRGNGKSYIANPPKEVENTVASFLKAYEVFADMIELDVHLTSDGIPVIYHDFGLRTAPHGKEITEISQLEYVLIKDITYDELCALRVFAVINNEIKEYTSHNAEPIVERRIFPRLVDVLEALPKTLGIDVEIKWPQRKQCGGVEAEQTIDKNFFINRVLEIIIHKGCGRPLIFSSFDADICTMLRFKQNIFPVMFLSMGETKKWEPFLDLRTRTFQQAVNNAQAFELAGTAPHAEDFINNDLAAGMMQRARSLGQIALVWGDDCNSKEAVKYFHTIGATATCYDRSDLYMPDNKERSFFNSSMSLQEFQGQCRPN, from the exons ATGTTCCCCGCTCTCCAAAGAATCCTAAGTGGAGGtgtaatttgtgaaaatctaTTGAAATTCCCCAACGTAGTCAATTACCGAGCGCTGACTTTGTCTTATGGCAAGCACTTAACTTATTCCACCAATGTCAAG AATGGCTCTAATTTTGGAGACGCTGCAGCTGTAGCCCAAGCCAAGGCAGATGGAACGGCCATCGCAACGTGCACACCCACTTTGAGGACTTTTAGCGTGCTGGTTAAGCATGCACTGGAACCAAATGAACTGGTGGGCTTGACGGGAGACCACAAATCCTTGGGGTCTTGGAGATTGGAAGACTCGGTGGCGTTAAAGAAAAAAGGTGAAAGTGGCAACGAGTGGTCGGCCAGTGTCATGCTACAGTCTTGTGAGAAGATCAACTACCGATATTTTACCTATGTCCAGGACCAAAATCATCAGAAACACATTCGGCTCTGGGAGAGCCACTTGAAACCAAGAACCCTTGACGCTTGTCAGACCAATTGCCGCCTAGTGGatgtctttggagagaattctAATGGCGAGGTACAACTTAATCGCGGCTGGATCACTCAGGAGCTCATATACCAATTCAAATTCGAAAGGGAGCGCATGTTCCATGTACACGATATTGAGAAATTCGATCCCGAAAATGTCTGGATCAAGCTTGTGCCTTTGCAAGAAGACCTTGAGACGCCCATGGATACCAAAGTAACGGCTGTGAACGTTGAAGTAGTGAAGATGAGTAACAATGAAAGcttgctgcaacaacaaccgtCCATGGGTGTACCCCATAAACGCAACGAGGTTGTGATATTCCATGTGACTGTTCCTAAGATGTTAGTTCCAGCATTTGCCTTGGTTTTCCACTCGGCCAAGGATCAGCTGCCCATGGGCAAGACAgttattgtgccctctagtttGCAGGGTAGCGAAGGAGAACTGGAACTAAGCATTAGAGATGCGACCGCCGACACTCAATCGAACGTAGTGGCCCGCCTGAAACTACCCTATTTGGTGGTGAAGCCTTTTACTGAAGTCGATATACTCGATTTTCGTACCACCTATGCCCATTACTGGCCAAAATCGTGGCCCATTTTGGATGTGGGCCACAGAGGCAATGGAAAGAGTTACATAGCCAATCCTCCCAAAGAAGTGGAAAATACTGTGGCCTCGTTTTTGAAAGCTTACGAAGTGTTTGCCGACATGATTGAACTGGACGTCCATTTGACATCGGACGGCATCCCAGTGATATACCACGACTTTGGTCTACGCACCGCTCCTCATGGAAAAGAGATCACCGAAATTTCTCAACTGGAATACGTGCTCATAAAAGACATTACCTACGATGAGTTGTGCGCCCTGCGAGTCTTTGCCGTTATCAACAATGAAATTAAGGAGTACACATCGCACAACGCCGAACCCATTGTGGAGCGACGCATATTCCCGCGATTGGTGGATGTCTTGGAGGCCTTGCCCAAGACTCTGGGAATCGACGTGGAAATTAAGTGGCCCCAGCGCAAGCAATGTGGTGGAGTAGAGGCTGAGCAAACTATTGATAAAAACTTCTTCATAAACCGTGTGCTGGAAATTATTATACACAAGGGATGCGGTCGCCCCTTGATCTTTTCCAGCTTCGATGCCGACATCTGCACCATGTTGCGTTTCAAGCAGAACATTTTCCCTGTGATGTTTCTGTCGATGGGCGAGACGAAAAAGTGGGAACCTTTCCTGGACCTTCGGACGAGGACCTTCCAGCAGGCAGTCAACAATGCGCAGGCATTTGAATTGGCCGGCACTGCGCCCCACGCCGAAGACTTTATTAACAATGACCTGGCAGCAGGCATGATGCAGAGGGCCCGCAGTCTGGGTCAAATCGCTCTGGTCTGGGGCGATGATTGCAATTCCAAAGAGGCTGTAAAGTATTTCCACACCATAGGCGCTACCGCTACCTGTTACGACCGATCCGACCTCTACATGCCCGACAACAAAGAGCGTTCGTTTTTCAATTCCTCGATGTCGCTGCAAGAGTTCCAAGGACAATGCCGTCCCAACTAG
- the LOC106096187 gene encoding glycerophosphocholine phosphodiesterase GPCPD1 isoform X3, translating into MSVPDILIVDSPVGKLDECNQRQNGSNFGDAAAVAQAKADGTAIATCTPTLRTFSVLVKHALEPNELVGLTGDHKSLGSWRLEDSVALKKKGESGNEWSASVMLQSCEKINYRYFTYVQDQNHQKHIRLWESHLKPRTLDACQTNCRLVDVFGENSNGEVQLNRGWITQELIYQFKFERERMFHVHDIEKFDPENVWIKLVPLQEDLETPMDTKVTAVNVEVVKMSNNESLLQQQPSMGVPHKRNEVVIFHVTVPKMLVPAFALVFHSAKDQLPMGKTVIVPSSLQGSEGELELSIRDATADTQSNVVARLKLPYLVVKPFTEVDILDFRTTYAHYWPKSWPILDVGHRGNGKSYIANPPKEVENTVASFLKAYEVFADMIELDVHLTSDGIPVIYHDFGLRTAPHGKEITEISQLEYVLIKDITYDELCALRVFAVINNEIKEYTSHNAEPIVERRIFPRLVDVLEALPKTLGIDVEIKWPQRKQCGGVEAEQTIDKNFFINRVLEIIIHKGCGRPLIFSSFDADICTMLRFKQNIFPVMFLSMGETKKWEPFLDLRTRTFQQAVNNAQAFELAGTAPHAEDFINNDLAAGMMQRARSLGQIALVWGDDCNSKEAVKYFHTIGATATCYDRSDLYMPDNKERSFFNSSMSLQEFQGQCRPN; encoded by the exons ATGTCTGTTCCAGATATATTGATTGTGGACAGCCCGGTGGGAAAACTGGATGAGTGCAATCAAAGA CAGAATGGCTCTAATTTTGGAGACGCTGCAGCTGTAGCCCAAGCCAAGGCAGATGGAACGGCCATCGCAACGTGCACACCCACTTTGAGGACTTTTAGCGTGCTGGTTAAGCATGCACTGGAACCAAATGAACTGGTGGGCTTGACGGGAGACCACAAATCCTTGGGGTCTTGGAGATTGGAAGACTCGGTGGCGTTAAAGAAAAAAGGTGAAAGTGGCAACGAGTGGTCGGCCAGTGTCATGCTACAGTCTTGTGAGAAGATCAACTACCGATATTTTACCTATGTCCAGGACCAAAATCATCAGAAACACATTCGGCTCTGGGAGAGCCACTTGAAACCAAGAACCCTTGACGCTTGTCAGACCAATTGCCGCCTAGTGGatgtctttggagagaattctAATGGCGAGGTACAACTTAATCGCGGCTGGATCACTCAGGAGCTCATATACCAATTCAAATTCGAAAGGGAGCGCATGTTCCATGTACACGATATTGAGAAATTCGATCCCGAAAATGTCTGGATCAAGCTTGTGCCTTTGCAAGAAGACCTTGAGACGCCCATGGATACCAAAGTAACGGCTGTGAACGTTGAAGTAGTGAAGATGAGTAACAATGAAAGcttgctgcaacaacaaccgtCCATGGGTGTACCCCATAAACGCAACGAGGTTGTGATATTCCATGTGACTGTTCCTAAGATGTTAGTTCCAGCATTTGCCTTGGTTTTCCACTCGGCCAAGGATCAGCTGCCCATGGGCAAGACAgttattgtgccctctagtttGCAGGGTAGCGAAGGAGAACTGGAACTAAGCATTAGAGATGCGACCGCCGACACTCAATCGAACGTAGTGGCCCGCCTGAAACTACCCTATTTGGTGGTGAAGCCTTTTACTGAAGTCGATATACTCGATTTTCGTACCACCTATGCCCATTACTGGCCAAAATCGTGGCCCATTTTGGATGTGGGCCACAGAGGCAATGGAAAGAGTTACATAGCCAATCCTCCCAAAGAAGTGGAAAATACTGTGGCCTCGTTTTTGAAAGCTTACGAAGTGTTTGCCGACATGATTGAACTGGACGTCCATTTGACATCGGACGGCATCCCAGTGATATACCACGACTTTGGTCTACGCACCGCTCCTCATGGAAAAGAGATCACCGAAATTTCTCAACTGGAATACGTGCTCATAAAAGACATTACCTACGATGAGTTGTGCGCCCTGCGAGTCTTTGCCGTTATCAACAATGAAATTAAGGAGTACACATCGCACAACGCCGAACCCATTGTGGAGCGACGCATATTCCCGCGATTGGTGGATGTCTTGGAGGCCTTGCCCAAGACTCTGGGAATCGACGTGGAAATTAAGTGGCCCCAGCGCAAGCAATGTGGTGGAGTAGAGGCTGAGCAAACTATTGATAAAAACTTCTTCATAAACCGTGTGCTGGAAATTATTATACACAAGGGATGCGGTCGCCCCTTGATCTTTTCCAGCTTCGATGCCGACATCTGCACCATGTTGCGTTTCAAGCAGAACATTTTCCCTGTGATGTTTCTGTCGATGGGCGAGACGAAAAAGTGGGAACCTTTCCTGGACCTTCGGACGAGGACCTTCCAGCAGGCAGTCAACAATGCGCAGGCATTTGAATTGGCCGGCACTGCGCCCCACGCCGAAGACTTTATTAACAATGACCTGGCAGCAGGCATGATGCAGAGGGCCCGCAGTCTGGGTCAAATCGCTCTGGTCTGGGGCGATGATTGCAATTCCAAAGAGGCTGTAAAGTATTTCCACACCATAGGCGCTACCGCTACCTGTTACGACCGATCCGACCTCTACATGCCCGACAACAAAGAGCGTTCGTTTTTCAATTCCTCGATGTCGCTGCAAGAGTTCCAAGGACAATGCCGTCCCAACTAG
- the LOC106096187 gene encoding glycerophosphocholine phosphodiesterase GPCPD1 isoform X1 — protein MFPALQRILSGGVICENLLKFPNVVNYRALTLSYGKHLTYSTNVKQNGSNFGDAAAVAQAKADGTAIATCTPTLRTFSVLVKHALEPNELVGLTGDHKSLGSWRLEDSVALKKKGESGNEWSASVMLQSCEKINYRYFTYVQDQNHQKHIRLWESHLKPRTLDACQTNCRLVDVFGENSNGEVQLNRGWITQELIYQFKFERERMFHVHDIEKFDPENVWIKLVPLQEDLETPMDTKVTAVNVEVVKMSNNESLLQQQPSMGVPHKRNEVVIFHVTVPKMLVPAFALVFHSAKDQLPMGKTVIVPSSLQGSEGELELSIRDATADTQSNVVARLKLPYLVVKPFTEVDILDFRTTYAHYWPKSWPILDVGHRGNGKSYIANPPKEVENTVASFLKAYEVFADMIELDVHLTSDGIPVIYHDFGLRTAPHGKEITEISQLEYVLIKDITYDELCALRVFAVINNEIKEYTSHNAEPIVERRIFPRLVDVLEALPKTLGIDVEIKWPQRKQCGGVEAEQTIDKNFFINRVLEIIIHKGCGRPLIFSSFDADICTMLRFKQNIFPVMFLSMGETKKWEPFLDLRTRTFQQAVNNAQAFELAGTAPHAEDFINNDLAAGMMQRARSLGQIALVWGDDCNSKEAVKYFHTIGATATCYDRSDLYMPDNKERSFFNSSMSLQEFQGQCRPN, from the exons ATGTTCCCCGCTCTCCAAAGAATCCTAAGTGGAGGtgtaatttgtgaaaatctaTTGAAATTCCCCAACGTAGTCAATTACCGAGCGCTGACTTTGTCTTATGGCAAGCACTTAACTTATTCCACCAATGTCAAG CAGAATGGCTCTAATTTTGGAGACGCTGCAGCTGTAGCCCAAGCCAAGGCAGATGGAACGGCCATCGCAACGTGCACACCCACTTTGAGGACTTTTAGCGTGCTGGTTAAGCATGCACTGGAACCAAATGAACTGGTGGGCTTGACGGGAGACCACAAATCCTTGGGGTCTTGGAGATTGGAAGACTCGGTGGCGTTAAAGAAAAAAGGTGAAAGTGGCAACGAGTGGTCGGCCAGTGTCATGCTACAGTCTTGTGAGAAGATCAACTACCGATATTTTACCTATGTCCAGGACCAAAATCATCAGAAACACATTCGGCTCTGGGAGAGCCACTTGAAACCAAGAACCCTTGACGCTTGTCAGACCAATTGCCGCCTAGTGGatgtctttggagagaattctAATGGCGAGGTACAACTTAATCGCGGCTGGATCACTCAGGAGCTCATATACCAATTCAAATTCGAAAGGGAGCGCATGTTCCATGTACACGATATTGAGAAATTCGATCCCGAAAATGTCTGGATCAAGCTTGTGCCTTTGCAAGAAGACCTTGAGACGCCCATGGATACCAAAGTAACGGCTGTGAACGTTGAAGTAGTGAAGATGAGTAACAATGAAAGcttgctgcaacaacaaccgtCCATGGGTGTACCCCATAAACGCAACGAGGTTGTGATATTCCATGTGACTGTTCCTAAGATGTTAGTTCCAGCATTTGCCTTGGTTTTCCACTCGGCCAAGGATCAGCTGCCCATGGGCAAGACAgttattgtgccctctagtttGCAGGGTAGCGAAGGAGAACTGGAACTAAGCATTAGAGATGCGACCGCCGACACTCAATCGAACGTAGTGGCCCGCCTGAAACTACCCTATTTGGTGGTGAAGCCTTTTACTGAAGTCGATATACTCGATTTTCGTACCACCTATGCCCATTACTGGCCAAAATCGTGGCCCATTTTGGATGTGGGCCACAGAGGCAATGGAAAGAGTTACATAGCCAATCCTCCCAAAGAAGTGGAAAATACTGTGGCCTCGTTTTTGAAAGCTTACGAAGTGTTTGCCGACATGATTGAACTGGACGTCCATTTGACATCGGACGGCATCCCAGTGATATACCACGACTTTGGTCTACGCACCGCTCCTCATGGAAAAGAGATCACCGAAATTTCTCAACTGGAATACGTGCTCATAAAAGACATTACCTACGATGAGTTGTGCGCCCTGCGAGTCTTTGCCGTTATCAACAATGAAATTAAGGAGTACACATCGCACAACGCCGAACCCATTGTGGAGCGACGCATATTCCCGCGATTGGTGGATGTCTTGGAGGCCTTGCCCAAGACTCTGGGAATCGACGTGGAAATTAAGTGGCCCCAGCGCAAGCAATGTGGTGGAGTAGAGGCTGAGCAAACTATTGATAAAAACTTCTTCATAAACCGTGTGCTGGAAATTATTATACACAAGGGATGCGGTCGCCCCTTGATCTTTTCCAGCTTCGATGCCGACATCTGCACCATGTTGCGTTTCAAGCAGAACATTTTCCCTGTGATGTTTCTGTCGATGGGCGAGACGAAAAAGTGGGAACCTTTCCTGGACCTTCGGACGAGGACCTTCCAGCAGGCAGTCAACAATGCGCAGGCATTTGAATTGGCCGGCACTGCGCCCCACGCCGAAGACTTTATTAACAATGACCTGGCAGCAGGCATGATGCAGAGGGCCCGCAGTCTGGGTCAAATCGCTCTGGTCTGGGGCGATGATTGCAATTCCAAAGAGGCTGTAAAGTATTTCCACACCATAGGCGCTACCGCTACCTGTTACGACCGATCCGACCTCTACATGCCCGACAACAAAGAGCGTTCGTTTTTCAATTCCTCGATGTCGCTGCAAGAGTTCCAAGGACAATGCCGTCCCAACTAG